In Clupea harengus chromosome 4, Ch_v2.0.2, whole genome shotgun sequence, the genomic stretch ATAAAGGGCCTGTAATGCGCTTCAGTGCCAAGGAGAGCGGAAGCGTTTGGCGCCGTCAGAGTCGGTCCGTCTCGGCCCCCTGAGTCACGCTGGCCGGAGGAGCTCGCCCGTCCGCCCGCCGCTGACCCCTGCCAGCCGTGCCACAGAGTGCCCACTCACCGGGGGGGCCTGAGACAGAGAGCCTAAGCGGCTTAGCCTAAACaaacgtgcacactcacacacacacacacacacacacacacacacacacacataaacatgcatgcacagccTAACTAAgacacaaaggaacacacacaggcacatacacgaaaaaaacaaacacacacaaactcagacactcTCATACAGAAactcacccattcacacaccctcaccctcaagacacaaacacacacatatacacgctctcatatttacacacatattcatgctcacacaaatacaaaaccacacgttctcacacacaaaatcaaaatTATAAATGcactctcttacacagacacaatcacatggACAGtctcacacaggcatacataccctgacacacacacaagtacagatATAGATGGACTTcctcatacagacagacatactcacatgcACGGTTGCATacctaaaacacactcacacacacacacaaacatacaacaaacatatacggacactcacacagatacaggtacacacacctgtctgcgATTGATTTGTTTTGCAAGATCATGGCTGAGACATCCCAATGTGCATTGACATATTGtgtgaacatttgtgtgtgtctgtgtgtgtttgtgggtgtgtgtctgtgtttgcgtgtgtgtgtgcgtatgcagcCAAGCAGAGGCTGCTGTGAGCTGCTGGagtgtcgtcccccccccccccacaccccactgAGTGTGTGACAACTGTTGTGAGGGcctattgtgtgtctgtctgcaaatGGGGAGAAAGTTTAAGCcgtctcactttgtctcttcgTCTGCCGCTGTCTCaaacgctgtctgtctgtctcaaacgctgtctgtctgtcttaaacgctgtctgtctcaaacactgtctgtctcaaacgctgtctgtcactctcactttcaCGCCATCCCTCTCGGAGTCTCATTcctttctttcccctttctgtggcttctctctctctctctctctttctgtctttctctcgctctctctctctccctctgtctttctctcgctctctctctgtctatatgtatgtttctctgctctttttttcagtttccatctctctctgccccactcctattcttatctctctctctccccctcttcatctctctctttctctcacccattCTCCTAGAGGAGGTAGTGAGGCGTGTGGAGGCCCTATTAAAGCTGCCTTGATTTAGTTTGATATTCTAAATATGCTCCGCTCCCTGGAatagtttctttctttcatttttcacaTTCTTTGGAGAAATTGGCgttcagcagcagcatcagcatcagcagcagcagctgtgtgacgaCTGCTGCTGTAATACCATAAGCTTTGGTATTAGCTTTGAGAAGAGCTGCACCTGAAACAGGATAGGGTATTAACAGTgagacgtgacacacacacacacatttcagacacacaccctcacacacatacacacaaactcacacacacacacgcacacagacacacacacctacacacatatacacaaatgcacactcacacacacacacacacatttcagatacacaccctcacacgcatacacacaaactcacacacacacacacacacgcatatagacgatttcacacgcacacacacacacttacacacgtatacccaaactcacacacacacacacacacacacacacaaacccacacacacagacacagagactcacacacatatacacaaactcatacacacacacacacacacacctcactctcacAGTTAGTTCCAAAGAAAAGACAAGCAGCAGTTTCAGTCTCTTTTTTGTATCATCCCTGTGAtctcagcccagctctcagGCCAAGGTCACCTTCACAGTTGACACGTGTGAACTAAAGAGGTGTCACGTGATGGCCTTCAGGTCAGGTCCAGCTGTTCTGCACTCTCTGTGTAGCTGCACTCACATCTGACCTCATGTGCTTTTGCAGAAGTGGCACTTCTACAGtatgtccagcagggggcagtttTTAATGTTGAAAGGGCCATACGTTTTGTTTCAGGGCCATGGGTGGGGGGCTGGCATATGTGAACATGTTTGCTTTGACATTGATATTGTTTGGGGTGTAGGGCCAGTGGTATAAGGGTGTGGAGGTGGGCTGtgcccccccctttccccccttCCAAAGCTGCCACCAaatccagcagagagagaggagatgtgagCAGCTGGAACCAGTGCAAGCGGCCACTGACAGTGAAGAaagcgtctgtctgtctaaaaCCATGGTAACAGATTAGGCAGAGACAGGTCAGGTAGGAGGGTGGGGCTTTGGAGCCTGGGGTTGGCGAGCAGTGTGGTTTtatttggtgggggggggggctggcttgGCTGGCTTGGCTGTGCCACTGCtgacgtctgacgtctgtgtctcctgtgtctCTTCCGGCAGTTCATGGCATCAAGTGGACTTGCAGCAATGGGAGCAGCAGCTCAGGCTTCTCAGTGGAACAGCTGGTGCAGCAGATACTGGACAGCCACCAGACCAAGCCAACGCCCCGGACCCACAACTGCCTCTGTACAGGAACCCTGGGTAAGGGCTAGAGGCAGACCGgaggccaggagagagagagagacagagagagaaggagagagagagagagaaagacagaggataATATGGGGGGTTGGAAAAGGGAGGCAGATACAGAATAAATGCATGCATAAGAAACAAAGGGAAGAGAAATGGAGGTAtagccagaaagagagaaagatgtgagagggaaaggaggtgAGGAAAACCAGAGGGctaaagagagagcagaaatgTATAGGAATGTTCTAGAACTGTCAGATCCTTGCCTTCTGTCATGTTCCAGAATAATCCATTAGAGCCGCTCAATAGATATAGTCAAACGTCTGTCACATAAAGGCAACTACTAGTCGGGGTTTATTTGCAAGCTTGCTTGCCACGTTTGCCATGGCAACTGAGTCTTTTTTCACTAGCATAATCATCATTGAAGCCATGATGTCATCTCATTTCTCTTCTGcatccagtgtttctgtctATGTACAATAGAAATAACCGCTAGAAACTAAACTAAGCTAACACAAAAAATATACTACATACAGCACACTGCTTAATTATTACAGTATTATTTAACACCTGCTAGAGTGAATAAAACTGCAATTTGTACAGCAGAGAATATTTTTAGAGGTATGATGAATTGAGGTTCATGTggcgtgtgtgttgctggttaGTTCAACCCGGATAAGCATTCCAAGCGATGTAGTTCCCATTCCCGAAGTGTCCTTGAGTGAATAGATTAGAATAATGCTGAGTTGCAACAAAAAACTTTCATATACAGCATTCCACCAGTTGTGGCTTTTCTTGGTTCTCCGTTACTTAAGCATCTTGGGCAGCAGTATCCTCTGTCTGTAATTATGGCTTGGCGGCTGACGTATTCCTCCCCAGGTTAAGATTATTGGACTTGGGTATGATTGAGTGCAGCAAACACTTTGCTCTCAAATTCCAAACAAAGCATTTTACAGTTTCTCCCAGGCAAAAATCCATACCAACCACATATGTTCAATCATACTATCACACAAATCTTTTTTACAATTCAAAGTGGAGTTCtgtgtatttcatttttcatgtCTTTAGACCCTATACCCTTTCAGATTGTGCCATAGTGGTTTAATATTGATAcaacatttattttctgctgCTTTTTGATTGTATGTTGTGTTAGAACTGAAGTGGTAAATCAAATTAGATACTCCACTCTTCagcaagacaaacaaaacaaacagaataaaaaatgtcaacctttacaaatatatattacTGACATATCAGGTCAACCTTTACAAATAATATGAGTGACTGTTATATCAGGACAAcctttacaaatatataatagTGACTGTTATATCAGGACAAcctttacaaatatatattagTGACTGTTATATCAGAACAAcctttacaaatatatattagTGACTGTTATATCAGGATAAACCACATGTACCTCTTCTTACATGTATTCCTACCGTGACTGTAAATGTACATGGCAAATGCAATTTTAAAGGCCATATAAGCACTGTTCTTTTTCTTGACATGTGCTCTTCtctgcccctcctctctctctctctctctctctctctctctctctctctctctctctctctgtcgaatgtgtgtgtgtgtgtgtgtgtgtgtgtgtgtgtgttgttcatcgGTCTAACAGGTGCAGGCAGCAGCGTGCACCACAAGTGCAACAGTGCCAAGCACCGCATCATCTCGCCCAAAGTGGACGCGCGCTCGGGCGGCTACAGCAGCGCCCACTCGGAGCTCCAGAACAGCGACGTGTCCGAGGGCAAGACCGAGCACAGCCACGCGGGCAAGAGCTCCGCAGGGGGCACAGGAGGGGGCGCCCGCGAGAAGCGCAATGGCAAAGTCCACAAGCCGGTGCTCCTGCACCAGAACAGCACGGAGGTGTCGTCCACCAACCAGGTGGAGGTTCCGGACACGACGCAGAACTCTCCGGTGTCCATCAGCAGCGGCCTGAACAGCGAGCCGGACATGGCCGACAGCCCCGTCGTGGCTGGGATGGGTCACGTGGCGTCCGTCATGGGGGGGCTCTCCCAGAGTGTTTTCATGTCAGAGGTGACAGGCGATCCCGTCTACAGCATGTCCCCCACCACCGGGCCCAACGCCCACATCATGGGGCCCGACGCGTCTCACGGCATGGTGCTGGGGGTGGCCTCCGACGGCCACAAGTTTGCCTTCCCGGGGGGAGCAGGGCCGGACGGGAGCGGAGGAGCGGGTGGTGGTTCAGACGGTCTCTCCATGATGTCGGGAGGTGGTGATGAGCTGGTGCTCTCCAGCAGCCTCGATTCGGCCAACATCAAGATCTCCGAGACCGCCATGAACTTTGACCCGGACTGCTTCCTCAACAACCCCAAGCAGGGCCAGACGTACGGCGGCAGCGCCATGAAGGTAAACGGGGGCTCGTCCGGGAGCGCTTCCTCATCCTCCCGCGCCGGGAGCTCCAACGGCAGCCTCCAGCATTCGCCCTCCATGTCCGATTCCAGCTACATCTTCAACCCGGCGCTGGTGAAGAACATCAAGATGGAGGACACCTCCtttgagcagcagctggccAAAGAGAGCGGCTACCAGGTAGGGGTGGTGGGGAGCTGTGGCGGTAATGTGTCTTGCTCTTCGGGCAACTCGGCCCAaggctccctcactctcacccctGCCGGCTCTCTGATGCCCTCTGGCGGAGGCCTGAGTCCCAGCACCACGCTGGAGCAGATGGATTTCAGTGCCATCGACACCAAGCAGGATTTCTCCTCCTCCGTGGCCACGTCTGTGGGCTACGTCCAGGCCATGTCCAGCCACCACATGGCCCACCAGAGCCGCTCACCCAGCTTCTTCCTGCAGGAGGCGCCCCAGACCAGCCAAGCCCAACAGGGTAGATCCAACTCGGGGCAGAAAAGCCATTTGATGGAGCACAACTCCCATGATGGCTCCTACATGGGCCTGCAGGTGGTGAAGACCGACTCCCCTGGCAGCAAtggccacctccaccaccaccatccccacCAGAGTCAGCACAGAGCCAACTGCAACGGGGTCTCTCCTACTGAAGGCCCAGGCCAAGCCGGCTCCCTCCAGCTGCTGCAGTACCAGGGAGGCTTCCCAGTACTGGGGCCGGAGCACGAGGAGGTGGTGGGCCTTGATCAGCAAGGCGGCGTGAACTCTGGCCAGGCCAGGGCTTCTGAGAATGGGGGAGATGGCCTACTCAAGGCTGGGGATCACCTTCAGGCCTGTGGAGGAGGGGGCAATGGAGAGGGTGGAGGTGCAACAGAGCACTACATGCAGCAGAATgcggagggtggagggggaggggtggagggtttGAGGAATGGCAACGCTGGCAACGCAAACGGCAACTcttcccagcagcagcagcagcagcagctgcagcctcTCCTCCAGGGAGCAGGCCTGGTCCAGGGGCTCTACAACACAGTTGCTGCCCACCAGGGCCTCAGTGGAGCAGGGGCAGGTGGAGGCACCTCTGGGAGCATGGAGATCAGCCTGGACCACTTCGACATCTCCTTCGGGAACCAGTTCTCCGACCTCATCAACGACTTCATCTCTGTGGATGGAGGAGCCACCGCAGTGGGGCCAGGAGGCGCCCTCTACACCCACCAGCTGGTGGGCCCACCCGGGTCGGACGGGCAGGCACCCTCAGGTGGGGGCCAGGCTCAGGGCCAAGAGGATGGGGGTAACCGGGGCACCAGCTACAGCCCTTCGGAGCTCTGTCTCCAGCCCTGCTGCAGCCCACAGTCTctgggaggtggaggagctggaggggcATCTGGGGAGACAGGCTCGCTGGCCTACATGCAGGTGGCTGAAGTGGTATCTGCTGCTGTGGCTCAAGGGGCCCTGGGGATACTACAGGCCACAGGCAGGCTCTTTATGGTCACAGACTACTCCCCTGAGTGGTCTTATCCAGAGGTAAATCTcttcacaataataataattttcatGACTAACCAATGGATTTATTGCCAcagttgatgttttttttaatgttgaacTCTAAGGatagtctgtgtctgtatatatagcTCCACATTGCCTATATGATGTACTGAACGCATGATCTCAGTTGTCAGCCTTGCGGTCGTTTCAATTTACCACCAACAGAGGGCAGCACAGCCCATGTTTGccagaaggaaaagaaaatgtttgtgcAGTTCATATTTACCACCACAGGGTGGCAGCAGTGCAATCTGTAAAACATTGAAAAGGACTGAAAATAGTCCTTgagcctgtgtgagtgtttatcaGAAGAGGTTACAACCAAACCATAAGCATCCTTGATTGAGAAAGTACACTCAAACATGAGTGTTTATAAGAAGTTTAAGTGGGAGTTTATTTGTCATGGACAAGCCACCTGCGTGTGTTTGATTGAAGAGATGCACtcagaaatgagtgtgtgtgtgcgtgtgtgtgtgtgtgtgtacacactgatGCTCATGAGTATTTGTTCTTCAGGGAGGGGTGAAGGTGCTCATCACAGGCCCATGGCAGGAGGCCAGTAGTAACTACAGCTGCCTGTTTGACCAGATCTCTGTGCCGGCCTCCCTCATCCAGCCTGGGGTTCTGCGCTGCTACTGCCCTGGTGAGGGACCTGTCTCACTCATACCAGTCAATCTATCTATGGATAcatctatttatctgtctttttatgtatctatctatttatctgacaatctctgtatctgtctatttatctttctatctatctatctatttatctatgtatctgtctatctatttatctatctatctatttatttatgtatcaatctatttatctatatatctatctaacTATATTCAGTCTTTCACACAATCATACTCCTCTCAGTCATGGTTACTGTCATACTCTAGTATACACTACTCCTCTCAGTCATGGTTACTGTCATACTCTAGTATACACTACTCCTCTCAGTCATGGTTACTGTCATACTCTAGTATACACTACTCCTCTCAGTCATGGTTACTGTCATACTCTAGTATACACTACTCCTTGCATTCTACCCATCTGTCTATTGTTATTTTCTGCTTACAGTCTTGATATTaaactcacaatcacacacacacttatacctATGGTGATATAGCTTCAAACACTCAGTGAttaaacacatattcacattctACTTTACAGTCTTTTTCACAATTTTACTGACAGGCATTCTACTTATATACTCAGTCAATACATATGcaaattcacattcacaaatCTATGTCACACTCATGCTTACAGTCATACATGCATACTCACTCTGTCATCTCACACATTTCAGTCGTAGTTCCTATAACATGTCAGTACTATCACTCAAATGATCACTCTTACTAATATCAGTGCATCCAAGCGCTATTGTAGGGCTGTGTTTGCCTCCTTAAATAGAGTTTACCAAACTAAATAGTAGGTATGAAGTTGAGCTCCCCCTTATCTAATAACATCTGATAATAATAGTGAATGGTGTCTTACAAAATCAAATAATGCAACAAATCTAATAATGAGCCTATAATATTGTGCAAATCATGAACTAATGCAATAGCTTGTTAGTCGTTGAGTTATAATGATAACAATTTCCAGttaacaaaataataatttgaGTTAATCATGGCTTAATTAAGAGATCTAAGGATGATAGGAAATAATTTTGAAAATTATATTATAAAATCAAACAGGAACCAGTTTGAATGAATAATTGAATACTGTATGCAGATTGTGTTGTGCTATGAATTGTCATTTCTTCAGGGTAGGGCAATGGCCATACATGGTATTTGTTGATTGTGAAGCATACTAATGCAGGCTAAGATGCATTCATTAAATGACAAGACTTATTTAGGTATTAGTTACACTATTTTGATATTCAATATGTTGCAATACAAATAGAGGTATTTAACAATTGTATAAGCATAGCATAGTTGTGtatgatgaaatgaaatgccCTTGACACATTGCATAAagtttcattttctatttacTCAAAAAAGTCAAGCAGGTCAGTCACAACTCAAACAtttgaaaggaaaaagaaattCCACCCCCAAAAATGATGATTTTATTGAAGTTTCGCATTTCGCTCCATATCTGATGCGTCGAGACTCTCACCTGTGCTGCCAGCTCCTCTGAGCAGCTGTATCATTGCTGGAGGTCTTCCATGGACACATGTTCCCCCTGCAGGCCCTAACTCTGTTCCCCTCTGTCCCCCTGCACAGCACACGACACCGGCCTGGTGACCCTGCAGGTGGCTGCCAGTACCCAGATCATCTCCAACTCCGTGGTGTTCGAGTACAAGGCCCGGGCCCTGCCCTCACTGCCCTCCTCTCAGCACGACTGGCTCTCTCTGGACGGTAGGACTTCtgctggtttctctctctctccgctgtttTGGTGtctccttttcccctctttctctatctatctatctatttgtcaATCAATCttcctcttgctttctctcccgTCTCATTCTCTGGATGTGCAACATAAAATAACCACTAGAGGGCAAGAGAGTTTAATATTTCAGTTCACTCTGGTGTTACTGTAATAAGCCTATTGCAGCATTGCCAAGGAAATTAAACATAATGTTGGATTCAAATCTCAGGACTTTTCACAGAGGGCAAAAGTTGGACTATGACAGATCTAATGTTAAGTGCTAGACCAATTGATCAGGGTTGAAAGGGTTTTGATGGGCAGGGTCAGCATCAGAGAGTTTGTTAATAGCAAGCTAGTTAAATAGATGGAGGGATTTGAGAGCAACATCTTAGGGGCAGCTTTGAAGTGTTTTTGCTTTTCCCCCCTGCAACTCGTCTGCTTTAATCTGAGGTTAGAAAGAGACCGTCTGAGGATAGATTGGgattctttgtttctttgacCATTTGATGTGGTCAGGAGATGCTCAGGGACGGTGGCTGCAAAGGGTCATAAGAGGATGGATTGGGGTTTGTTGTTTGATGTTGTCTGAGGGAAAGGTTCAGGGACGGTGGCTGCAGAGCGAGCTTCACTTCCGTGCCTGCTGACCTCCAGTGTGGATCTTTACATAAGCTTCTCATAGGACCTGCAGTGGACACCTGCAGTCAGAGTGCACTTATTTCATATGCTCATCTCTCAGTGTCTGTTAACTCTGAACAGACATATGGTTTGTCATTGCCATGTACTGTTCCTACGATTTTTCAGTATCTTTTTTAGGTTGAGACCACTGTTCTGAACATAACTGCCAAAACTATTTTGCATTTGCCACATAAGCCATGTGCATTATGTGTCCAGTGAGGCAAACAGAGAGAATGTAAAGGGGGGACTATAGTGACGTAGTTATGGATTACATACCAAGAACACATACGATTATTTAAAAGAACCAGATTAAATAGCCCTCACCATCTGCAAAGAGGACTGTCAGTTTTGGTAATATGGCATGCTGGAATGTGTTAAATGTACCTACACACGTTATATATGCTCTTACACAATGAAgtacaaacattgttttctcacaGGTTTGTCAGCAGGGCTTTCACATCTTGGAGATGATTGCTTTACATATGTTCTGTGATGGTTTAAGTTCTCAGACTATTTGTTAACTGCCTATCAGCTGTTCTCATATGAATTGCTCCTGgattatattctttttttttttaactgacaAATGTGATTGCAATTTTAATCCATCTAAGTGTCTGGCATCTGTCTATGTCTCATCTCCCACCCTTCATGTGGGATATAGTGTCTTGTTTCGCTCACAGCCACTGAAGGTACCAGCAGCATTGCTCACTGTGGTGTCATCCGTCTGTATTAACCTCACATAGCCCAACAGCTTATTCCTAGATCATCCCATCACGGCAGGGATTTACAGTGGCAAAGCCCCAGCCTAGATCGAACACAAGCCACCACGCATGTTCCACTGCTGGACATCCCGGCAGAACAGAGGCTCCGGTGTCACCGCACATCaaacatggagaaaaaaaaacctacgcCACATCACATGGACAGTGTGATGACACACTACACGCTAACCTTACATCCAGCCATGGGGGCTAtagtctgcctgcctgcattGATCAGCTGATGAGgcattaaagggaaacttcaagATCTTTCAACCTGGACCCTATTTTTAGGGTCCAAATTATTCATAGGTCCAGTTCTGAGGTTAGAACGCTAAAACCGGCAACCGCAAAACAGCTGTATATTGAAATCCTACATAGCACCCAATTCAGTGCCTGTAATCAATTATGGAAGGGAGACGCTCTCCTCTGagtgcccactccagcaccacacagTAGGCCAGTCGACTACAGGCACGTAATGGGGTGCTACATTAGAGACGGGAAGAAGAGGCCGGTCAAATACTGACtgtataaacagtatttttctACACTTTCTTTATAGTTACTGGGGTaaacacaggtgtatctctgcaGGAATCCTTCCCAATGACATTACATTTGCCCAGATTGAAAGGTCCCGAAGTTTCAAAGAGCAGTGTAGTGGAAGAGTGGGGATAGAGCAGGGGGAGTGACACACTGGAGAGCAATGGTGGGTTCTTCAGTGGCTGCCCGCAGGAAGTGGACAGATCATCgctcagtgagagagacagtaagagagatGCATTACTACGGGGAGTCAACATGCAAACTTACATTAGGAGTGAACAGGGGTCGAGGGCCCAGGCACTCCATCACAGGGAGGACAAGAGGAGACACATGGATACTCATTGGTAACATGTTACTACTGCAATGAGAgaatgactgtgtttgtgtgtgtgtgtgtagggagggggAAAAGTGCGAAGCAgaacaaatgtttgtgttttcatggcTGGATGGTGTGAGCATCAGTCAgctgagagagaagtggaggaggagaggattggtagaggagaggagaggagtgcacTGCTCTTCTTGATGGTGTTTGTCTGTGGAGGTGGGGAGCGTTTGTTGGTGCAGTGTGCATTGACAGGATAAACTAGGGCATGGCTGAGGCGCTCGGCGAAGGGACAGCTGCAATGCAGACAGCCctggaggcagaggagggggagggaggaaaagtgtgtgtgtgtgtgtgtggtgacgaCGTGGCTTCCTCTGCCATTCATACAGCACCACTACTTCAGCtgctccattcacacacacacacacaaatcacatgcacgcgcacacacacacacatgcacgtgtacacattcacacacatgtgcacacacacacacacacacacacattcacacaaatgcgtgcacgcacacacatattcacacacacacacacactcactcacacaaatgcgtgcacgcacacacatattcacacacacacacacacattcacacaaatgcgtgcacgcacacacacataaacacacacacatatatatggaCTGTAGAGCCGGTAGGGCCAGTGGGGTCCAGGCCCTATCTACTTTTGAACATCAAACATTTGAATCCATGGGTAGCCACACATGTCCTACACTGCTTCCTTTTGTAATGGAAGACAACAGATTTTACGGAGAGAGCGGGGGTCGGGTGCTGATTGGCCTGACCAGTTTGAAATGTGTTCTGcggtccatgcacacacacacacacacactcagattcacGCAAAAAAGGCCTGTGAATACACTTGAATGTAAACAAGCGCATACACCACACATGTGTACAGAAGCACTTATGTAaccctcccctacacacacacttaaaaacaaacacttagACATGTATTTACATACTCAAGTAACTCTAGAGCCTAAGGACAAACACTCTTGGATGTTGACTTCCTGATGCACAGCCTTCTGATAAAGCCTTTCGGCCGAGTCTCCTATCAGGGGGGCCACTGCAGAGCGTTTGGAGTGGATTGATATGGCCACCCTCTAGGTTctcttattttcattttcagggTGAAATCGGACACTACTTGAAGGCTATGCCGTTGTCCTTCTCTTTGCTGCTGGTCTTGCATTGTGTTGCATTTTGTTTATCAACACAGGTTGATTTATTCAAGTTATAGCCTTCTTGCATGACTATTATCAGAAATCTCACATTTGGCTGCATTTGTTTCCTGTTTGGTGTTGGTTCCTGCTGTTTCAGCTGTTGTAGTCTTACTCTGTTGAAAATCAGCAGACCATTGAGTAGGAGCACTTGGAACAAGAAAAGAAGTTCATGTCTAGTTCAGTCTGTTTATGAAAGGTCCTGAACCAGAAAGCTAAATGAATTAATAGTAATGGGAATTGTGAAACAACATTTAGTCTAGGCATTgtgcactgtgttgtgtgtgtttaacacggTTAACATTTATTTGCCACTGAGTGGTCACCTAGAATAGACACAGCAATTATAAAGGTAGACTCATGGTAGACTAATGCAAAAACTTGTAAGCATCAATGAATAGACAGTATCATGCATGAACTAACAATATGTAACTTTATCCTTGAACAGTTACATTGTAGGTGACACTTACAAGAAAACAGTGGtgattttcctttttcctgtGATGTATAACTGACGGATCTATGAACGATCCTTCACATCTTTGGAACTAACTCCCtgacaaaagaaaaatgatATTGACCGTGACTGGTGGtaatttatcattattattgaaGTGTTGCTTTGTTCAAATAATGCGCTGTCCGTGGGTCATTCCAAATTACTCCAC encodes the following:
- the camta1a gene encoding calmodulin-binding transcription activator 1 isoform X10, whose amino-acid sequence is MAAENKPEGLKKIRNPDRMYRSAVCYAGHAPPKGVNADTEMNNEHGHLKIYLPKKLLECLPKCSSLPKERHRWNTNEEIAAYLITFEKHEEWLTTSPKTRPQNGSMILYNRKKVKYRKDGYCWKKRKDGKTTREDHMKLKVQGVECLYGCYVHSSIIPTFHRRCYWLLQNPDIVLVHYLNVPAIEDCGKPCGPILCSINTDKKEWAKWTKEELIAQLKPMFHGIKWTCSNGSSSSGFSVEQLVQQILDSHQTKPTPRTHNCLCTGTLGAGSSVHHKCNSAKHRIISPKVDARSGGYSSAHSELQNSDVSEGKTEHSHAGKSSAGGTGGGAREKRNGKVHKPVLLHQNSTEVSSTNQVEVPDTTQNSPVSISSGLNSEPDMADSPVVAGMGHVASVMGGLSQSVFMSEVTGDPVYSMSPTTGPNAHIMGPDASHGMVLGVASDGHKFAFPGGAGPDGSGGAGGGSDGLSMMSGGGDELVLSSSLDSANIKISETAMNFDPDCFLNNPKQGQTYGGSAMKVNGGSSGSASSSSRAGSSNGSLQHSPSMSDSSYIFNPALVKNIKMEDTSFEQQLAKESGYQVGVVGSCGGNVSCSSGNSAQGSLTLTPAGSLMPSGGGLSPSTTLEQMDFSAIDTKQDFSSSVATSVGYVQAMSSHHMAHQSRSPSFFLQEAPQTSQAQQGRSNSGQKSHLMEHNSHDGSYMGLQVVKTDSPGSNGHLHHHHPHQSQHRANCNGVSPTEGPGQAGSLQLLQYQGGFPVLGPEHEEVVGLDQQGGVNSGQARASENGGDGLLKAGDHLQACGGGGNGEGGGATEHYMQQNAEGGGGGVEGLRNGNAGNANGNSSQQQQQQQLQPLLQGAGLVQGLYNTVAAHQGLSGAGAGGGTSGSMEISLDHFDISFGNQFSDLINDFISVDGGATAVGPGGALYTHQLVGPPGSDGQAPSGGGQAQGQEDGGNRGTSYSPSELCLQPCCSPQSLGGGGAGGASGETGSLAYMQVAEVVSAAVAQGALGILQATGRLFMVTDYSPEWSYPEGGVKVLITGPWQEASSNYSCLFDQISVPASLIQPGVLRCYCPAHDTGLVTLQVAASTQIISNSVVFEYKARALPSLPSSQHDWLSLDDNQFRMSILERLEQMERRMAEMAGHQQQGGGGAGGAGAGGGASAGGGGGGGSGGGGAGGGFSGQSQCMSAQGQAGSSFESRVVVVCEKMMNRACWAKSKHLIHSKTFRGMTLLHLAAGQGYATLIQTLIKWRTKHADSIDLELEVDPLNVDHFSCTPLMWACALGHLEAAVVLYKWDRRALAIPDSLGRLPLSIARSRGHTKLAECLEQLQREEQQTPTSLPPPPPPSSRLGFSSAPDAPSSDGGGWMVNWAGDGVMTHSGQRSGAVTTTTSTSSNMTPDLRRPRSEPSNYYSSECQRDLPLAKKHKPNPEGGAQMRPDKAMSVPLSLEQQHQLHKLSPSPKTLSPQPLSPDKSTEDGAGGGAGGGPGGLVQTKMGSFRGAGTKWSSREVYSSRKGGGGGGGGGSLGKEKLAGRLRQREPLSMLMMTEREMVDTELLNYREDLESQDCLTHMDDLQANMMTLAEHIIEATPERIKQENFAAVDPVPLDSASVNNTMSWLASYLGDAEHLPSIIHLRSLYSEPLTPSSNPGLSPGGSPLHEGPLEKPGLPSPAEWSEFLSASNSKVERDLAQLTLSDPEQRELYEAARLVQTAFHKCKSERIEKGQGT